The genomic segment AGGAGATGAGTTTGTTTACCTCAAACATCAGGAGAGTTTGTTTATCACATTTTATCTCCAAATCGTGCACAACcgcttcaaaaaaaaaaaaacacctcagttttgggaaagggagagagaaaatGGTCAAAGAAACACACATGCAAATTTTGTCCTCTTCAAAGTAGCATCAACTTTACAATTTTGGGCCAAAGGATTTGCATGATTGGCGAAGTCGACACCGGATCGGAATCCTTGAGCTGAAGGTGATTGCCGAGTTGCGCCTTAAGGTGGTCGATCAATACTCATTTGTATTTTAATAAGAAAATCGATGATTACCCTACTTCGTCACAAGGGTACATCCTGAAATGAGGTCAGggcggtgagggagggggagggagggacgtGTCTATCACCACGACCAGTGAGGATCAGGATAACCTGATCAGGATCAGGATAACCTGATCAGGATCAGGATAACCTGATCAGGATCAGGATAACCTGATCAAGATCAGGATAACCTGATCAGGATCAGTATAACCTGATCAGGATCAGGATAACCTGATCAGGATCAGTATAACCTGATCAGGATCAGGATAACCTGATCAGTATGAGGATAATacatgatttatttactatttatatgaaataataagtatatatatatatatatatatatatatatatatatatatatatatatatatatatatatatacaaatttatGAGAGGAAACCATTACACAGAAATTTGATATTCTCCTCACTGGGAAGAATACTTAACTCATAGGTATTAACGATAGCAAACCCTCCGAATTATTTCATCAGTAATTGTAGTGGCATGTGGTGCAATGATTGACGCGAGTGAGGCACTTTTCCAGCAAGTGTTGCCCACTTGGGAGACCACTTGTGACACACTCATAACTGCCAGGAAGTCTTGGCTCCACTGTATATAACCTCTTACCTTCTTCCATCGCGTCTAATGACTTGCACACAATCTCAGAACCGATCTGAAGACGAGTCGACCATCTCAAGATGTGTTGGCAGCCCCGGATTTTGTCTAAAGCCTCAGGATGTATCGACAACCCAAGCATGTGTGTCGGTAACCCCAGGATATGTCGACAGCCCCAGCTTGTGTCAGCAACCTCTGAATGTATCGACAGCTCATACACGCGTcgacaaccccaatgtcggcgtcTCCAGGGTGTGCCGACAGCCCCAGGATGCAATTCGTAGATTCAAAAGATGAAGAAGATCTGTCCCCTCCCAGGTTACAGCCACTACCCTTCAAGGCTCCCAATACACACCTTTACACACCACGTATTCCTCAGACCAGAATATTTTTGCCTCCAGAGGAAGGAGTTTCGCGATGGTTGTCATGCGATTTTgtttgatattttatttaaataagaACTATGGATTATTTATTGAACTGTTTCaataaaaacaatgttttttttctcAGCAATTAAATACAATTGAAATATTCTTTATTGAGACCAAATCCCATATATTTGTTGTCGAATATATGGGATTTCGTTGTCGGATATATGCTATCGTTGAAGTATTCTGTGTATATACTAACAGGTTCACACTAATAGGGACAGTTGGAAGTCTTTTCTACAGTGcaaaccacaacagttgcctaaatcccgactatttttttttttttactgttagGTGAGCATAGGCATtagaggtgaaaggaaacgttgccCAACTGCTACTGTCCTGCCTTGGGAATTGAACCCTGGTTCTTTCTACTGAAACCCGACGGCGCAGGCCACTCCGCCACGAAGCCCTATGTAGTAAGTATCTCAACATGCGGGGAAGAAATAATCATGTTCAGTAATAATCTTGAGCAAGACCTCTAATTCTTAAGTTCGAACCTTCTTCACAGTCAGGGAGACCGCATTCCCTCCTCCCTATATGAAAGTAATCCCTCCTTGTATGAAGGTAATCCCTCCTCCCTACATGAAGGTAATCCCTCCTCCCTACATGAAGGTAATCCCTCCTCCCTATATGAAGGTAATCCCTCCTCCCTATATGAAGGTAATCCCTCCTCCCTATATGAAGGTAATCCCTCCTCCCTATATTAAGGTAATCCCTCCCTATATGAAGGTAATCCCTCCTCCCTATATGAAGGTAATCCCTCCTCCCTATATGAAGGTAATGCCTCCTCCCTGTTTGATGGTAATCCCTCCTCCCTGTATGATGGTAATCCCTCCTCCCTATATGAAAGTAATCCCTCCACCCTATAGGAAGGTAATCCCTCCTCATTATAGGAAGGTAATCCCTCCTCCCTATATGAAGGTAATCCCTCCTCCCTATATGAAGGTAATCCCTCCTCCCTATATGAAGGTAATCCCTCCTCCCTATATTAAGGTAATCCCTCCCTATATGAAGGTAATCCCTCCTCCCTATATGAAGGTAATCCCTCCTCCCTATATGAAGGTAATGCCTCCTCCCTGTTTGATGGTAATCCCTCCTCCCTGTATGATGGTAATCCCTCCTCCCTATATGAAAGTAATCCCTCCTCCCTATAGGAAGGTAATCCCTCCTCATTATAGGAAGGTAATCCTTCCTCCCTATATGAAGATAATCCCTCTTCTCTGTATGAAGATAATCCCCAAACGCTTCAGTTCACAACCGGTTGGTCCTGGCTTTCATTTCTGGGCAGGAAAATAAAGGTATGAGAAAATTTATCTTCTTATCTTCGGTGGCTCTGTTCGCCTTCACCCATCCTCaccttgagagagagagggggggtggggtgaagGCGGTTTAGTCGACTATTGTGGTTTGCATCCTGGGAAACTACCAATCGTGGACTAGGTGATCCTCGATAAGTTTTACAGGCTAGCTTTTTCCGGAAATTGGAAACAGTATCATTAGTACGGAACTAATGGCGTAATTAGTtcggaagtatatatatatatatatatatatatatatatatatatatatatatatatatatatatatatatatatatatatatgtcgtccctagtagccagaacgcacttctcaacctactatgcaaggcccgatttgcctaataagccaagttttcctgaattaatatattttctctaatttctttcttatgaaatgataaagctacccatttcattatgtttgaggtcatttttttttattggagttaaaattaacatagatatatgaccgaacctaaccaaccctacctaacctaacctaacctaacctatctttataggttaggttaggttaggtagccgaaaaagttaggttaggttaggttaggaattatagtaaatatattaattcaggaaaacttggcttattaggcaaatcgggccttgaatagtaggctgagaagtgagttctggctactaggtacgacatatatatatatatatatatatatatatatatatatatatatatatatatatatatatatatatatatatatatatatatatatatatatatatatatataaggatccTTTCGGTCatatgaatatgaccgaaagggtaagattaatgattctaacatgaatcttctcaatatttcttatgtttttcgtcactgtcgaaggtaattgaaaaattaactcttcaaagttcattttcacactttatttatggtctgacgcctagaagcgtttcgcaagacacTTTCAAAGACAGTTTTTTACATACtctgtttcatgcttatatttggttttgggtgaggtgacaggacacAAATCAATGGGTAAAGATAATTcaaaacacgaatcaatgggtacattGCGTGTTTTATCTTCTTacttctgtgttggttcggggtcttcttCATTACAATGAACCAACACAGCCCCTTATCCACTTGGCTTACACACAATCATAAGAGAAATATATACATGGGAAATTTACGTTAAATAATAATGGTGCAGATTATTATTTTATACAAAATGCTGTGTGTGTTTACTGTCATccccggggggggggaaggggcgagaGTAGATGTTACAGCTGAGAGCACTCGAAGGGTAGTCTGTTGAGCTGGACGCTGGTAAACCCTTTTATATGGGGCATGACGTCATAGTTAGCGCGAATTCTGGAGTTAATCA from the Procambarus clarkii isolate CNS0578487 chromosome 69, FALCON_Pclarkii_2.0, whole genome shotgun sequence genome contains:
- the LOC138355856 gene encoding uncharacterized protein; its protein translation is MTCTQSQNRSEDESTISRCVGSPGFCLKPQDVSTTQACVSVTPGYVDSPSLCQQPLNVSTAHTRVDNPNVGVSRVIPPPYMKVIPPPYMKVIPPPYMKVIPPPYMKVIPPPYMKVIPPPYIKVIPPYMKVIPPPYMKVIPPPYMKVMPPPCLMVIPPPCMMVIPPPYMKVIPPPYRKVIPPHYRKVIPPPYMKVIPPPYMKVIPPPYMKVIPPPYIKVIPPYMKVIPPPYMKVIPPPYMKEQQVTLKEQQVTLKEQQVTLKDQQVTLKEQQVTLKEQQVTLKEQQVTLKDQQVTLKDQQVTLKDQQVTLKEQQVTLKDQQVTLKEQQVTLKEQQVTLKDQQVTLKDQQVTLKDQQVTLKNQQATLKDQQVTLKEQLEDLAVLNIAEPNKMFPSSIRSSSEGRKIPFEIIFNTSLENC